A single region of the Melospiza melodia melodia isolate bMelMel2 chromosome 7 unlocalized genomic scaffold, bMelMel2.pri SUPER_7_unloc_1, whole genome shotgun sequence genome encodes:
- the LOC134432760 gene encoding uncharacterized protein LOC134432760, translated as MENQKSLKALVSVVATLGEVVAAVTGSHRDVRRRVSPKFLHAALGRFTQSLRETLDHGDVTSMGHSGVPSLVQALAAFEPTPEAWDDVRAVAKAWRELVAALEERWKRLAWEAAELCVVCEQMDPARARDPQDKATQRGTAWDNLVASTVRWSMVALDREEEEEVASVGAMCHAQEAVATSKEEAATNEAMDEAVVATSRARAATRRGHWAEAALEPLKRLVEVCDKALAFTRNMEFYLSEIKFILKWGESASRSVHADLVATVAEFEWLWEASARLFRDHLLGILELVDNLLLSPYAGPGVPGGPGGPGSRAVAERCQEAIEDIPRLLWGQ; from the exons ATGGAGAACCAAAAG TCGCTGAAGGCGCTAGTGTctgtggtggccaccctgggcgaGGTGGTGGCCGCTGTGACCGGGTCACACAGGGACGTGCGGCGGCGCGTGTCCCCAAAGTTCCTGCATGCCGCCCTGGGGAGATTCACTCAGAGCCTCCGTGAGACCCTGGACCACGGCGATGTCACCTCCATGGGCCACtccggtgtcccctccctggtccAGGCCCTGGCTGCCTTTGAACCCACCCCAGAGGCCTGGGATGATGTGAGAGCCGTGGCCAAGGCCTGGCGGGAGTTGGTGGCCGCGCTGGAGGAGAGATGGAAACGCCTGGCCTGGgaggctgctgagctctgtgTTGTCTGTGAGCAAATGGATCCCGCCCGAGCCAGGGACCCACAGGACAAGGCCACCCAGCGGGGGACAGCTTGGGACAACCTGGTGGCCTCCACGGTCCGGTGGTCGATGGTGGCCCTGgatagggaggaggaggaggaggtggcctcagtgggggccatGTGTCATGCCCAGGAGGCAGTGGCTACCAGCAAGGAGGAAGCGGCCACCAATGAGGCCATGGACGAGGCTGTGGTGGCCACCAGCCGGGCAAGGGcggccaccaggaggggacattgggcaGAGGCAGCCCTGGAGCCGCTGAAGCGCTTGGTGGAAGTGTGTGACAAAGCCTTGGCGTTCACCAGGAACATGGAGTTCTACCTCTCGGAGATCAAGTTCATCCTGAAGTGGGGAGAGTCGGCATCCCGCAGTGTTCATGCAGACTTGGTGGCCACAGTGGCCGAGTTTgagtggctgtgggaggccagcgcCCGCCTGTTCAGGGATCATCTGCTGGGGATACTTGAGCTCGTTGACAACCTCCTCTTGAGTCCCTATGCTGGCCCAGGTGTCCCGGGTGGCCCAGGTGGCCCCGGCAGCCGCGCAGTGGCCGAGAGGTGCCAAGAAGCCATTGAGGACATCCCgaggctgctgtggggacagtga